A window of the Gossypium arboreum isolate Shixiya-1 chromosome 2, ASM2569848v2, whole genome shotgun sequence genome harbors these coding sequences:
- the LOC108463825 gene encoding uncharacterized protein LOC108463825: protein MSKKRKSDTTRLDEVSRSMYTAFCSAANSLSQLYSHSMNHQSFSFQAGERYALEKLFEWILRQQEEGLKVMTTDIVAYLQNELEYGAEDFPMSPRQPFQQQQHPRPATHQNNLGSPFSSNPISAGTIAQGVRSADYQAKNSVFSNALSSPVRQSLQHYHSVSGANNISSSTNEPRNNETYHINLQNRETDSPSTNDCMDMHADDSPHQDFPF, encoded by the exons aTGTCGAAGAAGAGGAAATCCGATACTACGCGCCTGGATGAGGTGAGTCGGAGCATGTACACTGCCTTCTGCAGCGCCGCTAATTCTCTTTCTCAGCTTTATTCCCACTCCATGAACCACCAGAGCTTCTCTTTCCAGGCTGGCGAACGTTACGCCTTG GAGAAACTTTTTGAGTGGATTTTGAGGCAGCAAGAAGAAGGATTGAAAGTGATGACAACTGATATTGTTGCTTATTTGCAG AATGAGCTTGAATATGGAGCAGAGGATTTCCCAATGTCCCCCAGACAGCCATTTCAGCAGCAGCAGCACCCTCGGCCTGCAACACACCAGAACAACTTAGGTTCTCCTTTTTCTTCTAATCCAATTTCAGCAGGCACAATTGCGCAAGGAGTTCGTTCTGCGGATTACCAAGCAAAGAACTCCGTATTTTCAAATGCACTCTCCAGCCCTGTTCGTCAGAGCCTTCAGCACTACCACTCAGTCTCGGGTGCAAATAACATCAGCTCCTCTACCAATGAACCTCGAAATAATGAAACCTACCACATTAACCTACAAAACAGAGAAACTGATTCCCCAAGCACTAACGATTGCATGGATATGCATGCTGATGATAGTCCACACCAAGATTTTCCTTTCTGA